The genomic stretch AGCGCTCAAGCGCAAGGAAAGCATCACCGGGCGCCTGGGGGATATTCTGTCCCAGCTTTACATACTGTCCTGCGTGCTCAAGCGCTTTGAGGACGATGGCCGGCCCCAGGCGGATCTGCCGTTGGTCCATTGGTCGGCTCAGGATGCCCTGTTGCGGGCCCATGAAGCCCTGGCCGAGGTACTCGACAACTACCCCTCCAAGCCCGCTGCGGCCGTGATCCGTGGCTTGAGCTTCCCATTCGGCATTCCCCTGCGCAAACCATCTGACCGGCTGCTGGCCCAGGTCGCGGAGTTGGTGCAGACCCCAGGGGAAAGCCGCGACCGTTTGCTGGCCAATTCCTACATCCCGCGCCCGGAAATCGACAAGCTGGCCTATGGCGAATTGGCGTTCCGCCTGTTGCCGCAGGTGGTGTTGATCGAAGGGCGGCTCAAGGCAGCCGTCAAGCAGGGCGCCCTCGATCCGATGCCGATCAGCGCCACGGCCTTTACCGCCTGGCGCATCAAGGCTCGCGCCCTGGACTTGATCAGTGCCGACGAAGACGCGTTGCTGGCGCGCTATGTGGAGTACGCCGACCACGGCATTCAGGTGGACGACTTTCCGCAGGACTTTGGCTTGCTGGAGGCGCTGCAAAAGCGTCAGCAAGCGGTGGAGCAAACGGTCAAACCCAGCAGCAAAAAACGTGAAAACGCCCCGGTGAACTAAACACCAACACGCCCCCTGTAGGCGCTGGCTTGCCAGCGATAGCGGTGTACCAGATTCCATCTCTGGCACAGAGACACCGCCATCGCCGGCAAGCCGGCTCCTACAGGGGGGTTGGGTTTGCAAGGATCGATTTATGAGCGACAGCTACCTTTCTTTTGTCAATTCCACCTGGGGCCGTCGCCTGGCCCAGGCCATCGGCTTGCCACAGCCCTTGCCCCTGCAACGCCACCGCAGCGGCCAGCAAGGCCTGGCCAACCCGGTGATCATCGCCGGGGCAGGGCGCCTGTCGGATGAGGTGCAGCGCATTTTCAAGGCCACCGATACCGTGGCGGCCCAGGCCGCCACGCTCAAGGCGCCGGCCACGGTCAAGGTCCAGGGCGCGGTATTCGATGCCAGCGCCGTGGTCGACCTCAAGCAACTGGACGAACTCTACGCATTCTTCCACGCCAATGCCCGGCGCCTGGGGCAGCACGCACGGGTGGTGGTACTGGGCACTGCGCCCGAACACAGCCAGGACTTGCCCCAGGCTATCGCCCAGCGCGCCCTTGAGGGGTTGGTACGCTCCCTGGCCAAGGAGCTGCGGCGCGCGATTACCGTGCAGTTGATCTATGTCGAGCCGGGTGCCGAGCAGGCCCTGGAGAGCAGCCTGCGGTTCTTTCTGTCGCGGCGTTCGGCCTATGTGTCGGGGCAGGTGGTGCGCCTGGAAAAACCGGTGGACGCCCGCCCCAGCATCAACTGGGACAAGCCTTTCAGTGGCCGCCGCGCCCTGGTCACCGGCGCCTCCCGTGGCATCGGCCTGGCCATTGCCCAGGTCCTGGCCCGTGACGGGGCGCAGGTGGTATGCGTGGATGTGCCGCAAGCGCTGCACTCCTTGGAGCAGGCGGCCAGCAGCGTCGGCGGCCAGCCCTGGGCGCTGGATATCACCGCCACCGATGCCGTGCAGCAGTTGCAGGCCTATGTCGCCGAGCATGGCGCGTTTGACGTGGTGGTGCATAACGCCGGGATCACCCGTGACAAGACCATCGCCAAGATGACCGAAGCGGCCTGGCGCAACGTGCTGGCGGTCAACCTCGAAGCCCCCTTGCAGCTGAGTGACGCCTTGCTGCAAGGGCAGGGGCTCAATGTGGGGGGACGGATTGTCTGTGTGTCATCGATCTCGGGGATCGCCGGCAACCTGGGACAAAGCAACTACGCCACCTCCAAGGCCGGGGTCATTGGCCTGGTGCAGGGCCTGGCACCGGTAGCGGCGGCGCGACAGGTCACGGTCAACGGCGTGGCGCCGGGGTTTATCGAGACCCAGATGACCGCGAAAATCCCGCTGATGATTCGCGAGGCGGGGCGACGCATGAATTCCCTGTCCCAGGGCGGGCAACCCGTCGACGTCGCCGAAACCATCGCCTGGCTGGCGCACCCGGCGTCGGGCGGGGTCAACGGCCAGGTGGTGCGCGTGTGCGGCCAAAGCCTGTTGGGAGCGTGAGCATGGACTACGTGACGCAGATTATCGAACCGCCACCGTCGCGCCATCGCCTGCTCTTGGACGGCCTGCTGGCATTGCGCAAACCCAGGCTGGAAGGCGCACCGGCCTTGCCCAGGGCGCGCCTGGTGCGCTCGGCGGTAGCGTTGTGCGCCGATGAGATGGCTGCCTATGGCCGGGCCTGTGGCTTTCGGCGTGAGCAAGGGGTGCCGTTGTCCTATCCCCATGTGCTGGCGTTCCCCTTGCACGTAATGCTGCTGACGCGTCCGAGCTTTCCGTACCCGGCCAGCGGCATGGTGCATCTGGCCAACCGCATTTGCCAGCATCGGCGCCTGCAAGAGGGCCAGGCCCTGCGCCTGGAAGTGTTTGCCGAGCGCTGGGTAGCCCATGCCAAGGGGCAGGCCTTGAGCATCGTCACCCATGCCTACAGCGCCGGCGAGTTGGTGTGGCAAAGCGAGAGCCTGTACCTGCGCCGGGATGTCGCCAACCCGGTGGGCGAGCCTTGGGGCGACAGCCTGGGATTGCCCGAAGAAGGCTTGCGGCGCACTCAACGCTGGGTGTTGCCGGCGGACTTGGGACGGCGCTTTGCCAAGGTATCGGGGGATTTCAATCCGATCCACACCTCGCTGATCGGTGCACGCCTGTTTGGCTTTCGCCGGGCCATCGCCCATGGCATGTGGACCCTGGGCCGCGCCCTGGCCGCCCAGCAACCCGCTGGCGGGCTGGACGTGGCCGAGGCCCATTGCGAGTTCAAGTTGCCGATCTTCCTGCCCGGCCAGGCCGCGCTGTGGAATGCTCCGGCAGACGGCCCGCACCGCGCGTTCGAGGTGCGCAGCCCGGACGGGGACAAACCCCATATGCGCGGTCTGTTTATCTGGCACCCACGTTTTGATGAGAGTCGTCCATGAGTGACTACAGTTTCAGCCCCGCCCCGACGCGTCGCGTGGCGATTGTCGGCGGCAACCGTATTCCGTTTGCCCGTTCCAATACGGTGTACGCCCACGACAGCAACCAGGATTTGCTGGTGGCTGCGCTGCAAGGCCTGGTGGACCGCTACAACCTGCACGGCCTGCGCCTGGGCGAGTTTGCCGCCGGCGCGGTGATCAAGCATTCGCGGGATTTCAACCTGGCCCGCGAATCGCTGTTGTCCACCACCCTGTCTCCCGAGACCCCGGCCTACGACCTGCAACAAGCCTGTGGCACGGGCCTTGAGGCGGCGTTGCTGGTGGCCAATAAAATTGCACTCGGCCAAATTGACGCCGGCATCGCCGGGGGGGCCGATACGACCTCCGATGCGCCCATCGGCATCAACGAATCCCTGCGCCGCACGCTGCTGGCGGCCAACCGCGCCAAGGGCCGCGGCAACAAACTGCGTAGCCTGTTGCAGGTGCGTCCGTCGATGCTGTTCAAGCCGCTGCTGCCACGCAATGGCGAGCCGCGTACCGGCTTGTCGATGGGCGAGCACTGCGAAGAAATGGCCAAGAGTTGGCAGATCAAGCGCCTGGCCCAGGACGAGTTGACCCTCAGCAGTCACCAGCGTCTCGACGCGGCTTATAAAAACGGTTTTTTCGATGACCTCATCAGCCCTTATCGCGGCCTGGCCCGCGACAACAACCTGCGCGCCGACGCCAGCCTGGAGAAGCTCGCGAGCCTGTCCCCGGCCTACGATCGGCACAACGGCACCCTCACGGCGGGCAACTCCACGCCATTGACCGACGGCGCCTCGGTGGTGCTGCTGGCCAGTGAAGAATGGGCCGCTGCGCGCGGCCTGCCGGTATTGGCGTACCTGCGCACCGGCGAGACCGCCGCGGTGAACTTCGTCGACGGCAGCGAAGGCCTGCTGATGGCCCCGGCCTATGCCGTGCCACGCATGCTGGCGCGCGAAGGCCTGAGCTTTGCCGATTTCGATTTCTTCGAGATCCACGAAGCCTTCGCAGCCCAGGTGCTGTGCACCCTCAAGGCCTGGGAAGACGGCGATTACTGCCGCGAGCGCCTGGGGCTGGAAGCGCCACTGGGGCCAATCGAGCGCGCCAAAATGAACGTCAACGGCGGCTCGCTCGGTTGCGGTCATCCCTTTGCCGCCACCGGCGGCCGCCAGTTGGCGGCGCTGGCCAAGGCCATCCACCAGCGGGGTGGTGGGCGTGGCTTGATTTCCATCTGTGCCGCCGGCGGCCTGGGCATTACCGCCATCGTTGAGAAGTAGCCGTACAAAAAAACAATAAGGAGACTGCGATGAACGCTGTAAGCCTGGACCAAACCGAACGTATCTGGCTGAACACCTACCTGCCTGGCGTCCCAAGCGATATCGATGCCGGTATCGAGGACTACCCGTCGTTGCGCGAGGTGTTTCTCGAACATTTGCACAAATACCGCGACCGTGTGGCCTACGTCAGCATTGGCACCGAAATGACCTACGCCACCTGGCAGGCCCAGGGCATCGCCTTCGCCGCCTGGCTTCAGGCCCAGGGCGTGCGCAAGGGCGATCGTGTGGCCCTGATGATGCCCAACTGTTTGCAGTACCCCATCTGCCTGTTGGGCACCCTGCTTGCCGGTGCGGTGGTGGTCAACGTCAACCCTTTGTACACCGCCCACGAACTCAAGCACCTGCTCAAGGACAGTGGCGCCGAGACCGTGGTGATCTTCGAGAACTTCGCGCACACCCTGGAAAAAGTCGTGGCCGGCAGTGCGCTCAAGCGCGTGGTCGTTGCGGCCATTGGCGATCTGCTCGGCAGCTTCAAGGGCGCGGCGATGAACTTCATCCTGCGTCGCGTGCAAAAACAGGTGCCGGCCTTCAACCTGCCGGGTGCGGTGCGCTTCAACCAGACGCTCAAGCAGGGCCGGGGACTGACCCACA from Pseudomonas fluorescens encodes the following:
- a CDS encoding 3-oxoacyl-ACP reductase, which codes for MSDSYLSFVNSTWGRRLAQAIGLPQPLPLQRHRSGQQGLANPVIIAGAGRLSDEVQRIFKATDTVAAQAATLKAPATVKVQGAVFDASAVVDLKQLDELYAFFHANARRLGQHARVVVLGTAPEHSQDLPQAIAQRALEGLVRSLAKELRRAITVQLIYVEPGAEQALESSLRFFLSRRSAYVSGQVVRLEKPVDARPSINWDKPFSGRRALVTGASRGIGLAIAQVLARDGAQVVCVDVPQALHSLEQAASSVGGQPWALDITATDAVQQLQAYVAEHGAFDVVVHNAGITRDKTIAKMTEAAWRNVLAVNLEAPLQLSDALLQGQGLNVGGRIVCVSSISGIAGNLGQSNYATSKAGVIGLVQGLAPVAAARQVTVNGVAPGFIETQMTAKIPLMIREAGRRMNSLSQGGQPVDVAETIAWLAHPASGGVNGQVVRVCGQSLLGA
- a CDS encoding MaoC family dehydratase, with product MDYVTQIIEPPPSRHRLLLDGLLALRKPRLEGAPALPRARLVRSAVALCADEMAAYGRACGFRREQGVPLSYPHVLAFPLHVMLLTRPSFPYPASGMVHLANRICQHRRLQEGQALRLEVFAERWVAHAKGQALSIVTHAYSAGELVWQSESLYLRRDVANPVGEPWGDSLGLPEEGLRRTQRWVLPADLGRRFAKVSGDFNPIHTSLIGARLFGFRRAIAHGMWTLGRALAAQQPAGGLDVAEAHCEFKLPIFLPGQAALWNAPADGPHRAFEVRSPDGDKPHMRGLFIWHPRFDESRP
- a CDS encoding acetyl-CoA C-acetyltransferase, whose protein sequence is MSDYSFSPAPTRRVAIVGGNRIPFARSNTVYAHDSNQDLLVAALQGLVDRYNLHGLRLGEFAAGAVIKHSRDFNLARESLLSTTLSPETPAYDLQQACGTGLEAALLVANKIALGQIDAGIAGGADTTSDAPIGINESLRRTLLAANRAKGRGNKLRSLLQVRPSMLFKPLLPRNGEPRTGLSMGEHCEEMAKSWQIKRLAQDELTLSSHQRLDAAYKNGFFDDLISPYRGLARDNNLRADASLEKLASLSPAYDRHNGTLTAGNSTPLTDGASVVLLASEEWAAARGLPVLAYLRTGETAAVNFVDGSEGLLMAPAYAVPRMLAREGLSFADFDFFEIHEAFAAQVLCTLKAWEDGDYCRERLGLEAPLGPIERAKMNVNGGSLGCGHPFAATGGRQLAALAKAIHQRGGGRGLISICAAGGLGITAIVEK